Below is a genomic region from Vibrio cortegadensis.
ATAACTGAGTTGCGCGATCCTTTTGACTTATTGGTTGGAGTGCAACTATCGCCTTATCTGCGGTTCCAAATGTTTCAATCAAGTCATCAAGGTGGTCGATATCCTTCTGGGTTCCGACTGGGTGTTTAATTTCATTTGCACGTAGAAATGCACTTTTCAAAATCGGAAGCTTACCTTTCATAGCTACTTTTGGTGACACTGTAACCCAAGTATTTGGTGTCACTTTCACTTCTGATGTACCACTTGTTTCAATTTGACACTCACAGCCCAAAACTTCAAAAGCTTCTGTTAACGGGATAAGATCATAGATGCATGGCTCACCTCCCGTAATCACAATGTGTTTCGCTGTAAAGCCTGAGGCTTGATACTGATTCACTATATCGGCAGCAGAAACAGAGCACCACGTAGGGCTGTCTGATGTTTTCGCTAATACTTCGGCAAGTGGACGCTCATCTTGAGGCGTTGCGTCCCAAGTTTGCTTTGTATCACACCAAGCACAACCTACGGGGCATTCTTGCAAACGTACAAACACGGCAGGTACACCTGTGAATACACCTTCACCTTGGATTGTTTCGAACATTTCATTAATTTTATACAACGGAGCCTCAACATAACCAACAATCAAAATTTCGAGGCAAAGACAGTAAATCACTCATCCTTCTGCGTCAAATTTAACGCCATTTTTTTCACTTATAAGGCTGAATTTTCTGGTAACTCAACTCAATCTTCAATATTCTGCTTTTTTCTTTCATTTTTAGGTAAGTAATGTACAAGCTCGTTGCACTCGATATGGATGGCACCCTACTCAATAGCCAAAAAGAGATATCCACCGAAAATAAATTAGCGATAGCTAAAGCTAAAGAATTAGGCGTCACTGTTGTACTCGCTTCAGGTCGTCCACTTGAAGGTATGAAAAGTAAACTAGAAGAGTTATCT
It encodes:
- the queE gene encoding 7-carboxy-7-deazaguanine synthase QueE → MYKINEMFETIQGEGVFTGVPAVFVRLQECPVGCAWCDTKQTWDATPQDERPLAEVLAKTSDSPTWCSVSAADIVNQYQASGFTAKHIVITGGEPCIYDLIPLTEAFEVLGCECQIETSGTSEVKVTPNTWVTVSPKVAMKGKLPILKSAFLRANEIKHPVGTQKDIDHLDDLIETFGTADKAIVALQPISQKDRATQLCIETCVARNWRLSIQTHKYLSIA